A region of Salinibacter sp. 10B DNA encodes the following proteins:
- the thiE gene encoding thiamine phosphate synthase: MEEPVPNGDPTVSPPDIGRLHVLTDFHLQQQHAHAELARMAVRGGADTIQFRQKHGGIQNILVEAQKVAQVCQDASIPLLVDDRVDVAQAVGANGVHLGQNDFPIDAARSILGPDATIGATATKTEQVVAAYEMGADYIGFGPVFPTTSKRNPKSVKGPEGVRDASEAVPIPIIAIGGITHDRVRPTLEAGAHGVAVLSAICTAKNPERATARFRAAIDGAKPES, encoded by the coding sequence ATGGAGGAGCCTGTCCCGAACGGCGACCCCACGGTCTCGCCCCCCGACATTGGCCGCCTGCACGTTCTCACCGACTTTCACCTTCAGCAGCAACACGCTCACGCCGAGCTAGCCCGAATGGCCGTGCGCGGCGGCGCCGACACGATCCAGTTCCGCCAGAAGCACGGCGGCATCCAGAACATCTTAGTTGAGGCCCAAAAGGTGGCACAGGTCTGCCAAGATGCGTCCATCCCTCTCCTCGTGGACGACCGAGTCGACGTCGCCCAGGCCGTCGGGGCAAACGGCGTGCACCTTGGGCAGAACGACTTTCCGATCGACGCGGCCCGCTCGATCTTGGGCCCCGACGCCACCATCGGAGCCACCGCAACGAAAACGGAACAGGTCGTGGCGGCCTATGAGATGGGGGCCGATTACATCGGATTCGGTCCCGTCTTTCCCACGACCTCCAAGCGAAACCCAAAATCGGTGAAGGGACCGGAAGGCGTCCGCGACGCAAGTGAGGCCGTGCCCATTCCGATCATAGCCATCGGTGGCATTACACACGATCGGGTCCGGCCCACCCTCGAAGCCGGAGCTCACGGAGTAGCGGTCCTCTCCGCCATCTGCACAGCCAAGAACCCCGAGCGCGCCACCGCCCGCTTCCGAGCCGCCATCGACGGCGCAAAACCAGAATCGTGA
- a CDS encoding uracil-DNA glycosylase: protein MHQNVWSLFQKHVFSTPSTDEAFNPYRDRRDDLDVADAPDIRRENLRAYLAAYDAAPPLFLLLEAPGPWGCRFSGVPITSEAQLTDPSFPVDGQQTSREDEPHTEYSASIFWRVLQPYFPHFFVWNSLPLHPHDPGEPLTIRTPRRTEVREWQPLLTGLLDALNPERIVGVGRKAERALTEVDADPTYVRHPSQGGAKKFEAGINEIVEEMGL from the coding sequence ATGCATCAAAACGTTTGGTCCCTCTTTCAGAAACACGTCTTCTCCACTCCGTCCACCGACGAGGCCTTCAATCCGTACCGCGACCGGCGGGACGACCTCGACGTGGCGGACGCCCCCGACATCCGACGGGAGAACCTGCGCGCCTACCTCGCCGCGTACGATGCCGCTCCGCCTCTTTTCCTCCTGCTCGAAGCCCCCGGCCCGTGGGGCTGCCGCTTCTCCGGGGTGCCCATTACGAGCGAGGCGCAACTGACCGACCCGTCATTCCCGGTTGATGGACAACAGACCAGCCGTGAGGACGAGCCCCACACCGAATACAGCGCCTCCATCTTCTGGCGCGTGCTGCAGCCCTACTTTCCGCACTTCTTCGTCTGGAACAGTCTGCCCCTTCACCCACACGACCCGGGTGAGCCGCTCACGATCCGAACCCCACGTCGGACGGAGGTCCGGGAGTGGCAGCCGCTCCTAACCGGCCTGCTCGACGCACTGAATCCGGAACGCATCGTCGGAGTGGGCCGCAAGGCTGAACGGGCCCTCACCGAAGTGGACGCCGACCCGACCTACGTGCGCCACCCGTCGCAGGGCGGGGCGAAGAAGTTTGAGGCGGGCATCAACGAGATCGTCGAAGAGATGGGACTGTAG
- a CDS encoding DUF4147 domain-containing protein, with protein MSNASISSTLVSDAHAIFRAAIRRVQADRLFESSPLEAWAARKPIDYDTVQVVGMGKAAMAMAGVLEERHEGLVDDGIVVVPESYPETYPNRLPAPDAIRVMEGGHPLPTEKSVRAARRMLEHARGLDEGDLLLVLVSGGGTALSSLPVEFIDLADLKTTYHRLLTAGVSIEPANVVRKHLTQVGGGQLARAAHPTHVGALVVSDVVGDDPSVIASGPTVPDPSTYDEAMQVLYQHQLWHDVPASVREHLAAGARGKRSETPSEDDPCFDTTKTTLLGTNQMALDAARTAAEERGYQVRVESGVEGEARDVAHQHVETMMEADPEKPTCWLWGGETTVTVTGDGKGGRNQELALAGAIALNDADVDAVLLSGGTDGIDGPTDAAGAWATPETVEGARSNGCDPEAHLRDNDSYTLFNRIDQLLRPGPTHTNVMDVHVGLVKPSEEKDNA; from the coding sequence ATGTCGAACGCATCAATCTCCTCTACACTCGTTTCGGATGCACACGCCATTTTTCGGGCCGCCATCCGTCGGGTCCAGGCGGACCGTCTATTTGAATCTTCCCCACTTGAGGCCTGGGCCGCGCGGAAGCCAATCGACTACGATACGGTGCAGGTGGTTGGCATGGGCAAGGCTGCGATGGCGATGGCCGGCGTGCTGGAGGAACGGCATGAGGGGCTGGTGGATGACGGAATCGTGGTGGTGCCTGAGAGCTATCCGGAGACGTACCCGAATCGGCTCCCGGCGCCCGACGCGATTCGCGTGATGGAGGGCGGACATCCGCTCCCGACCGAGAAGAGCGTCCGCGCAGCCCGGCGGATGCTGGAGCACGCCCGAGGGCTGGACGAAGGCGATCTGCTGCTCGTCCTTGTGTCGGGGGGCGGTACGGCCTTGTCGTCACTGCCCGTCGAGTTCATCGATTTGGCCGACCTCAAAACGACCTATCATCGGTTGCTCACGGCGGGGGTATCCATTGAGCCGGCGAACGTCGTTCGTAAACACCTCACGCAGGTGGGGGGCGGGCAATTGGCCCGGGCGGCCCATCCGACGCACGTAGGAGCATTGGTGGTTTCGGATGTTGTGGGCGATGACCCTTCCGTTATTGCAAGTGGGCCCACCGTCCCCGATCCCTCCACCTACGACGAGGCGATGCAGGTCCTATATCAGCACCAGCTCTGGCACGACGTGCCGGCATCGGTTCGCGAGCATCTGGCGGCCGGGGCCCGCGGCAAGCGCTCCGAAACCCCTTCGGAGGATGATCCCTGTTTTGACACGACGAAGACGACGCTGCTGGGCACCAATCAGATGGCGCTGGATGCGGCTCGTACGGCCGCCGAGGAGCGAGGGTATCAGGTGCGTGTCGAGTCGGGCGTGGAGGGCGAGGCGCGTGACGTGGCGCACCAGCACGTTGAGACGATGATGGAGGCAGACCCAGAAAAGCCGACGTGCTGGCTCTGGGGCGGGGAGACGACCGTCACGGTGACGGGCGACGGGAAAGGCGGGCGCAATCAGGAGCTCGCATTGGCGGGGGCGATTGCTCTGAACGACGCGGACGTGGACGCGGTGCTCTTAAGTGGGGGCACGGACGGCATCGACGGGCCGACGGACGCGGCGGGGGCCTGGGCGACGCCGGAGACGGTGGAGGGGGCTCGCTCTAATGGCTGTGATCCGGAGGCGCACCTGCGGGACAATGACTCGTACACGCTCTTCAATCGCATCGACCAGCTGCTGCGACCCGGCCCGACGCATACGAACGTAATGGACGTGCACGTCGGACTCGTGAAACCATCGGAGGAGAAGGACAACGCCTGA
- a CDS encoding sigma-70 family RNA polymerase sigma factor translates to MSTETETRSERELVEQVLQGDRDAFLSFIDRYERLVKHVVFRMVDDDRDREELCQDVFMRAYRYLDDFRFESKLSTWLARIARNTCLNHLEKKEMPLYADHAPESHDDSPDARAALNRIEDPDEDVSDAASDRERRALVREGIKTLSEHYRTALTLYHLEGMSVSQISDIMNNPEGTVKSHLYRGRKKLKDWLLDRYSPEELTL, encoded by the coding sequence ATGAGCACCGAAACTGAGACACGTTCTGAGCGCGAACTGGTCGAGCAGGTCCTGCAGGGGGACCGTGACGCCTTTCTCTCGTTTATTGACCGCTACGAGCGGCTCGTAAAGCATGTGGTCTTCCGAATGGTAGATGACGACCGGGACCGCGAGGAGCTCTGTCAGGACGTGTTTATGCGGGCGTATCGTTATCTCGACGACTTTCGGTTTGAATCGAAACTGTCGACGTGGCTGGCGCGCATCGCCCGCAACACGTGCCTCAACCACCTGGAGAAAAAGGAAATGCCGTTGTATGCGGACCATGCTCCTGAGTCTCACGACGACTCTCCGGATGCCCGTGCCGCTCTCAACCGAATCGAGGACCCGGACGAAGACGTGTCCGACGCGGCATCTGACCGGGAGCGCCGCGCCCTGGTGCGAGAGGGTATCAAGACGCTCTCGGAACACTACCGGACGGCCCTCACCTTGTATCATTTGGAGGGCATGAGCGTATCTCAAATTAGTGACATTATGAACAACCCTGAGGGGACGGTGAAAAGTCACCTGTATCGGGGCCGTAAAAAACTCAAAGACTGGCTGCTTGACCGCTACAGTCCGGAGGAATTGACCCTATGA
- a CDS encoding VWA domain-containing protein: protein MRLRYTEWDPERHGSQKPLFEELFDLFEELLEHTAGDAEEALRWLRQLDEEYDLTEGSDQSIEDFIEELKKRGYLTENEEDGTVEITAKAERSLRRSALEEIFSELRKHGQGDHQTPHTGQGDERLPETRDWTFGDDISRLDATGTLSNSFRRSGLGDDWNLSEDDFQVHQTDHHATMATVLMIDLSHSMVLYGEDRITPARRVAMGLAELITSKYPKDTLDIVAFGNDAWEIEMEDLPYLDVGPYHTNTRAGLRRARGILHRRNNRNKQIFMITDGKPSCHIEDGQMYRNPYGLDPKIVNKVLDEGVICRRQNITITTFMIARDPGLQDFVRKLTEVNRGRAYYAELDDLGSFLFEDYVRNRRKHMR from the coding sequence ATGCGTCTTCGATACACCGAGTGGGATCCCGAGCGACACGGCAGCCAAAAGCCGCTTTTTGAGGAGCTCTTTGACCTCTTTGAGGAGCTGTTGGAGCACACGGCGGGGGATGCAGAGGAAGCGCTGCGCTGGCTCCGACAGCTCGACGAGGAGTACGACCTCACGGAGGGCTCCGATCAGTCGATCGAAGACTTCATTGAGGAGCTCAAGAAGCGGGGCTACCTCACGGAGAACGAAGAGGACGGCACGGTCGAGATTACGGCAAAGGCGGAGCGGTCCCTCCGCCGATCGGCGCTCGAGGAAATCTTCAGTGAGCTTCGCAAGCACGGGCAAGGGGACCATCAGACGCCGCATACGGGTCAGGGCGACGAGCGCTTGCCCGAAACTCGCGATTGGACGTTTGGAGATGACATTTCTCGCCTCGACGCGACGGGCACGCTCTCCAACTCCTTCCGCCGGTCGGGGCTCGGGGACGACTGGAATCTGTCCGAGGACGACTTTCAGGTTCACCAGACCGACCATCACGCCACGATGGCCACGGTGCTGATGATCGATCTCTCCCACTCAATGGTGCTGTACGGGGAGGATCGCATCACGCCTGCTCGCCGGGTTGCCATGGGGCTGGCCGAGCTCATCACCAGCAAGTATCCGAAGGACACGCTCGACATCGTAGCCTTCGGCAACGACGCCTGGGAGATTGAAATGGAGGACCTACCGTACCTCGATGTTGGACCCTATCACACGAATACGCGAGCAGGGCTGCGGCGGGCGCGTGGGATTCTGCACCGTCGCAACAACCGCAACAAGCAGATCTTCATGATCACCGACGGCAAGCCCAGCTGTCATATCGAAGATGGGCAGATGTACCGCAACCCTTACGGGCTAGACCCGAAGATTGTGAACAAGGTGCTAGACGAAGGGGTCATTTGCCGGCGCCAGAACATCACAATCACCACCTTCATGATTGCTCGGGATCCGGGGCTTCAGGACTTCGTGCGGAAGCTTACCGAGGTGAACCGGGGCCGAGCGTACTACGCGGAGCTCGACGATCTTGGATCCTTCCTGTTTGAGGACTACGTGCGCAACCGCCGAAAACACATGCGATAG
- the yidD gene encoding membrane protein insertion efficiency factor YidD, with product MRRVGAFLLRLPRLLLIGLVRAYQLILSPHLPRTCRYQPTCSQYSIQAFRKYGAIRGLILTVYRLGRCHPWGGHGYDPPRWFDEPPPKPASGKESNVPPPSELQH from the coding sequence ATGCGGCGTGTTGGGGCCTTTTTATTGCGACTTCCCCGTCTTCTGCTCATTGGACTCGTGCGGGCCTATCAGCTAATTCTTTCTCCGCACCTGCCCAGGACGTGCCGCTACCAGCCCACCTGCTCCCAGTACTCGATTCAGGCCTTCCGGAAATATGGGGCAATTCGCGGGCTTATCCTCACAGTCTATCGACTGGGACGTTGTCATCCCTGGGGCGGACACGGCTACGATCCGCCCCGCTGGTTCGACGAACCGCCCCCCAAACCTGCATCTGGAAAGGAGTCTAACGTCCCACCACCGTCCGAGCTGCAGCACTAA
- the aroA gene encoding 3-phosphoshikimate 1-carboxyvinyltransferase, whose product MIQTVRQASSLRGTVSLPADKSISHRSALLSALGEGTSRIQNFPDSADPQSTLDCVRGLGIAAERDEEGVLEVEGRGLNGLRPPSAPLDCGNSGTTMRLLSGILAGQRFGSVLSGDDSLQQRPMERIADPLTAMGARISLQDGHAPIRIRATQSGLDPIEYRLPVASAQVKSCVLLAGLFAEGKTVVIEPTPSRDHTERMLGLPVEEVGGVRHLIVEQGHTIPSTEWTVPGDFSGAAFFLVAGSLVPDSELRLKGVGLNPSRTALLEVLDGMGANITVENERVKGAEPVGDITVRSAVLSGVDVGGRLVPNLIDEIPVLAVAAACAEGTTEIRDAEELRVKETDRLHAMAENLNALGAEVQEREDGLIIEGNGPNLLGTTVRSFDDHRIAMAMGVAGLVAHGSTTINDAECAKVSFPGFWTEMDRVASH is encoded by the coding sequence ATGATTCAGACTGTCCGACAGGCCTCTTCCCTCCGCGGCACGGTTTCACTTCCCGCCGACAAATCCATCTCGCATCGATCCGCGCTTCTCTCGGCCCTTGGGGAGGGAACCTCACGTATCCAGAATTTTCCAGATTCTGCTGATCCGCAGTCGACACTCGACTGTGTGCGAGGATTGGGCATCGCGGCCGAGCGGGACGAGGAGGGGGTGCTCGAAGTAGAGGGCCGCGGACTCAACGGTCTCCGTCCGCCGTCCGCGCCGCTCGACTGTGGCAACTCCGGCACCACGATGCGCCTGCTTTCCGGCATCCTAGCGGGCCAGCGGTTCGGTTCCGTTCTTTCGGGAGACGACTCGCTTCAGCAGCGGCCCATGGAGCGTATTGCCGACCCGTTGACGGCCATGGGGGCCCGCATCTCGCTGCAGGACGGGCATGCCCCGATTCGCATTCGTGCCACTCAGTCTGGTCTCGATCCGATCGAATATCGGCTGCCAGTCGCTTCAGCACAGGTGAAATCCTGTGTACTGCTGGCAGGGCTCTTTGCGGAAGGGAAAACCGTCGTCATTGAGCCGACGCCGTCGCGCGATCATACGGAGCGGATGCTGGGCCTTCCGGTTGAGGAGGTCGGAGGAGTGCGGCACCTCATTGTGGAGCAGGGACATACCATCCCGTCGACCGAGTGGACCGTACCGGGGGATTTTTCTGGGGCGGCCTTCTTTTTGGTGGCCGGCTCTCTGGTGCCAGACAGTGAACTCCGTCTAAAGGGAGTGGGCCTTAATCCCTCCCGTACGGCGCTGTTGGAGGTGCTCGACGGCATGGGGGCCAACATTACGGTCGAAAATGAGCGCGTGAAGGGGGCCGAGCCGGTCGGCGACATCACGGTCCGGAGCGCAGTCCTTTCGGGGGTGGACGTGGGCGGACGGCTCGTGCCGAATCTCATCGACGAGATTCCGGTGCTGGCCGTGGCGGCGGCCTGTGCCGAAGGGACTACGGAGATCCGCGACGCTGAGGAACTGCGGGTGAAGGAAACGGATCGCCTCCACGCGATGGCGGAGAATCTGAACGCGCTTGGGGCGGAGGTACAGGAGCGCGAAGACGGTCTTATCATTGAGGGCAACGGGCCCAATCTGCTAGGCACCACCGTTCGCAGTTTCGACGATCATCGGATTGCGATGGCGATGGGAGTGGCGGGGCTCGTGGCACATGGTTCCACCACCATCAACGACGCAGAGTGCGCGAAGGTCTCCTTTCCGGGCTTCTGGACGGAGATGGACCGGGTGGCGTCGCACTGA
- a CDS encoding TRAP transporter substrate-binding protein: MERRDFAKKALLGAAGASVLGGCADDNSSASGSGAANVQPNKQVRWKLASSFSRSLDTIYGAAEVLSDRLASLTDGNFQIRTYPGGELVPPLEVLGSVQNGTVEMGHSASYYFIGKNPALAFDCTVPFGLTARQYRAWMYYGGGLELMRDLFSDFNILNLPGGNTGAQMGGWFNVEVNSLADMNGLKMRIPGLGGQVMTEMGVNTQVLPSGEIYPSLERGAIDAAEWVGPYDDEKLGFHEVAQYYYYPGWWEPGPALTFYVNRDAYDRLPTQYQEALKTAAAEADMRMLAQYDHKNPAALDRLLDKGTTLRRFPDEVMTEAQTVTQQLLEDNAANNKQYRKIYEAYKSAREDAYRWFGTAEMGYADFAFPRMGENAPDSA; this comes from the coding sequence ATGGAACGGCGCGATTTTGCGAAGAAAGCCCTGCTCGGCGCGGCAGGCGCGAGTGTGCTTGGTGGTTGTGCGGACGACAATTCCTCCGCGAGTGGTAGTGGGGCAGCCAACGTGCAGCCGAACAAGCAAGTGCGTTGGAAGCTTGCCTCCAGCTTCAGCCGCTCCCTCGATACCATCTACGGCGCGGCCGAGGTGCTGTCGGACCGCCTCGCCAGCCTTACCGACGGTAATTTTCAGATTCGCACCTATCCTGGGGGCGAACTCGTCCCGCCCCTCGAAGTGCTGGGCAGCGTCCAGAACGGAACCGTGGAGATGGGCCACTCGGCCAGCTACTACTTCATCGGGAAAAATCCGGCGCTGGCGTTCGACTGCACCGTCCCGTTCGGGCTCACGGCGCGCCAGTATCGCGCCTGGATGTATTACGGCGGCGGGTTGGAGCTGATGCGCGACCTCTTCTCCGACTTCAACATTCTCAACTTGCCCGGTGGCAATACGGGGGCCCAGATGGGCGGCTGGTTCAACGTCGAGGTGAACTCGCTCGCCGATATGAATGGCCTCAAGATGCGGATTCCCGGCCTTGGGGGCCAGGTGATGACGGAAATGGGGGTCAACACGCAGGTGCTGCCCAGCGGCGAGATCTATCCCTCTCTGGAGCGCGGCGCGATCGATGCCGCCGAGTGGGTGGGTCCCTACGACGACGAGAAGCTCGGCTTCCACGAGGTGGCGCAGTACTACTACTATCCCGGCTGGTGGGAGCCCGGCCCCGCTCTTACCTTCTACGTCAACCGGGACGCTTACGACCGGCTTCCGACACAGTATCAGGAGGCGCTCAAAACCGCCGCCGCCGAAGCCGACATGCGAATGCTCGCGCAGTACGACCACAAGAATCCCGCGGCTCTCGACCGCCTGCTCGACAAGGGCACCACCCTCCGCCGCTTCCCGGACGAGGTGATGACGGAGGCCCAAACGGTGACGCAACAGCTGCTCGAAGACAACGCGGCGAACAACAAGCAGTACCGGAAGATCTACGAGGCCTACAAATCGGCCCGCGAAGACGCCTATCGCTGGTTTGGAACCGCCGAGATGGGCTACGCTGACTTCGCCTTCCCCCGCATGGGCGAGAATGCTCCCGATTCGGCTTGA
- the dnaA gene encoding chromosomal replication initiator protein DnaA — protein sequence MVPSAPNAWRDALHDLRDALPERTVQNWLDPIEPLSLDTEGGTPTLTLQVPTPFGIQYLRSRFNKEINQAVTQAVGEPTDVEYEVTPESERPDEIVTDGDEPDSSSPPSPDAASEQSSSSPPPSRPEGPSTSDDRSAASSSSPRSPQRSQKTASPSSSPSGPSNTERSSAAQPSSPSSADETPDVAGEAAPTPEELASIERAGAGSADERSALYEKAHEHLRPEYTFDEFIEGDGNRLARSAAFAVAEEPGSTNYNPLLVYGGVGLGKTHLAQAVANYALEHNTAEHVLYVSSDRFTSQFVQSVRENRIAAFSSYYRQADLLIVDDVQFFGEKEKTQEEFFHIFNDLHQNGKQIFLCADRPPAKIPGIEERLLSRFQWGLSADIQRPDLETRIAILQRKAARQDIDVEPKVLELIAQRIDSNVRQLEGTLTRLTALVQLDNGTLDLETARKYLREHTDEEPTALDAAEIIEQVSDYFRLSEDDILSRSRKQAVARARQIAMYLCRELTDESYSHIGTRFGGRDHSTVIHAYRKIEENLESDPDLQDDISSLESRLRNRSLSSPM from the coding sequence ATGGTTCCGTCCGCTCCCAACGCTTGGCGCGATGCCCTTCATGACCTGCGTGATGCCCTTCCTGAACGGACGGTTCAGAATTGGCTTGATCCCATTGAGCCACTTTCCCTCGACACTGAGGGAGGCACCCCGACCCTCACGCTTCAGGTGCCGACCCCGTTCGGGATTCAGTACCTGCGCAGTCGATTCAATAAGGAGATCAATCAGGCCGTAACGCAGGCCGTGGGAGAACCAACGGACGTTGAATACGAAGTCACGCCGGAGTCCGAACGGCCGGACGAGATTGTGACGGACGGGGACGAGCCCGACTCCTCTTCGCCTCCATCCCCGGACGCCGCTTCTGAGCAGTCGTCCTCGTCTCCTCCTCCCTCTCGTCCCGAGGGCCCTTCCACTTCTGACGACCGGTCGGCGGCGTCCTCTTCGTCCCCGCGCTCTCCCCAGCGATCTCAAAAAACCGCCTCCCCATCCTCCTCGCCCTCCGGCCCCAGCAACACCGAGCGCTCGTCGGCCGCTCAGCCGTCCTCACCGTCCAGCGCAGACGAAACGCCCGACGTGGCGGGGGAAGCTGCCCCAACGCCGGAAGAGTTGGCAAGCATTGAGCGGGCCGGTGCCGGGTCCGCCGACGAGCGCTCGGCCCTCTACGAGAAAGCCCATGAGCATCTGCGGCCGGAATACACGTTCGACGAGTTTATTGAGGGCGACGGCAACCGACTGGCACGCAGCGCGGCGTTTGCGGTGGCCGAAGAGCCAGGCAGTACAAACTATAATCCGCTCCTCGTGTACGGAGGCGTGGGGCTCGGCAAGACCCACCTCGCACAGGCAGTCGCCAACTACGCCCTCGAACACAACACCGCCGAGCACGTCCTGTACGTCTCTAGCGACCGCTTTACGAGCCAGTTCGTTCAGTCGGTCCGAGAAAACCGAATTGCGGCCTTCTCCAGTTACTACCGGCAGGCCGATCTCCTCATCGTCGACGACGTGCAGTTTTTCGGGGAAAAAGAAAAGACCCAAGAGGAGTTCTTCCACATCTTCAACGACTTGCACCAAAACGGCAAGCAGATCTTTCTCTGCGCCGATCGCCCCCCAGCTAAGATTCCCGGCATTGAGGAACGTCTGCTCTCCCGCTTCCAGTGGGGCCTGAGTGCCGATATCCAGCGCCCCGACCTGGAGACTCGTATTGCCATTCTCCAGCGCAAGGCGGCTCGTCAGGATATCGACGTGGAGCCGAAAGTGCTGGAACTCATTGCCCAGCGCATCGACTCCAACGTCCGGCAGCTCGAAGGGACGCTCACCCGGCTCACGGCACTCGTACAACTGGACAACGGCACTCTTGACCTCGAAACGGCTCGCAAATATCTCCGCGAACATACCGACGAGGAGCCGACCGCTCTCGATGCCGCCGAAATCATTGAGCAGGTCTCCGATTATTTCCGGCTGTCGGAAGACGACATCCTCTCCCGGTCCCGCAAGCAAGCCGTAGCCCGAGCCCGCCAAATCGCGATGTACCTCTGTCGTGAACTGACGGACGAGTCCTACTCCCATATTGGCACCCGCTTCGGTGGGCGCGACCACTCCACCGTGATCCACGCCTACCGGAAGATCGAGGAAAACCTGGAGTCGGACCCCGACCTGCAGGACGACATTTCCTCCCTTGAATCCCGCTTGCGCAATCGGTCGCTCTCATCTCCGATGTAG
- the hisI gene encoding phosphoribosyl-AMP cyclohydrolase, whose translation MTDSALLEAVSFDEAGLVPAIVQDASTDQVLMMAYMTAETLRDTLDSGRMVYWSRSRQERWVKGQTSGHTQMVQEVRLDCDGDTLLFKVEQEGGACHTGYESCFYRRVEGEELVADGEKVFDPDAVYDDA comes from the coding sequence ATGACCGATAGTGCCCTTTTAGAGGCCGTGTCCTTCGATGAGGCCGGTCTCGTACCTGCCATCGTTCAGGATGCGAGCACAGACCAAGTGCTTATGATGGCGTACATGACTGCCGAGACACTCCGCGATACCCTTGATTCGGGCCGCATGGTGTACTGGAGTCGGTCGCGGCAGGAACGGTGGGTGAAGGGGCAGACGAGTGGCCACACCCAGATGGTACAGGAGGTACGATTGGACTGTGACGGCGACACGCTTCTGTTTAAAGTGGAACAGGAGGGCGGGGCCTGTCACACGGGATATGAGTCTTGCTTCTATCGACGGGTCGAGGGGGAAGAGCTCGTGGCGGATGGGGAGAAGGTGTTTGATCCCGACGCCGTGTACGACGATGCTTAA
- a CDS encoding ParA family protein — translation MLKTIPIINSKGGVGKTTTAVNVAAGLARKGRSVLLVDLDSQGSASISLGVNQRELAPSSADVLFGDASMAEAIRATERDDLDLLTGALDLANADVRLKQQEEGHRRLEDVLSPVAHRYDQIIVDCAPSTSILSVNALVAADAFLVPVTPSYLSLEGVVSLGETVRRVREGIGEAAPILGVLLTMVDRSQDGTLQAIDHLRGHYGGKVFDTEIEPDPALEEAPSRNQDIFQYAPQSTAAEQYGQLIEEVEDRLTRYGSIYNGLVSKANKAAVDGRSVEKSSTSSPAESVE, via the coding sequence ATGCTTAAGACGATCCCAATTATCAATAGTAAGGGCGGCGTCGGTAAAACGACGACGGCCGTCAATGTAGCGGCGGGATTGGCCCGGAAGGGCCGATCGGTTCTTCTGGTCGACCTCGATAGTCAAGGGTCCGCCTCAATCTCGCTGGGCGTGAATCAACGGGAGCTGGCCCCGTCCTCGGCCGACGTCCTATTCGGAGACGCGTCGATGGCGGAGGCGATCCGGGCGACCGAGCGAGACGACTTGGACCTTCTTACTGGCGCGCTCGATTTGGCGAATGCAGACGTGCGTTTGAAGCAACAGGAGGAGGGACATCGTCGACTCGAAGATGTGTTGAGCCCAGTTGCGCATCGTTACGATCAGATTATCGTGGACTGCGCGCCTTCCACGTCCATCCTCTCGGTAAATGCACTTGTGGCAGCCGATGCCTTTCTCGTGCCGGTCACGCCGTCGTACCTCTCCTTGGAAGGAGTCGTGAGTCTTGGGGAAACCGTGCGCCGCGTGCGGGAGGGGATTGGCGAGGCGGCTCCCATTCTTGGCGTGCTTCTCACAATGGTTGATCGGAGCCAGGATGGTACCCTGCAGGCCATCGATCACCTCCGGGGGCACTACGGAGGAAAAGTGTTCGACACCGAAATTGAGCCCGATCCGGCGCTGGAAGAGGCCCCAAGTCGAAATCAAGACATCTTTCAATACGCGCCGCAGTCCACGGCGGCCGAGCAGTACGGCCAGCTCATCGAGGAGGTGGAAGATCGTCTGACTCGATACGGATCCATTTACAACGGCCTTGTGAGCAAGGCGAACAAGGCAGCAGTCGACGGTCGCTCCGTTGAAAAATCCTCAACCTCAAGCCCGGCAGAATCCGTTGAGTAA